In Streptomyces chartreusis, the following proteins share a genomic window:
- the rplW gene encoding 50S ribosomal protein L23, producing MATRHPSIASKAAKAAKAARVAKARRHAAEGKNTVETPVSKSFTDPRDVLLKPVVSEKSYALLDEGKYTFIVAPSANKTQIKQAVQAVFDVKVTGVNTINRQGKRKRTRTGFGQRAGTKRAIVTLAEGDRIDIFGGPTA from the coding sequence ATGGCTACGCGTCACCCGAGCATTGCCTCCAAGGCGGCCAAGGCCGCCAAGGCCGCGCGCGTCGCCAAGGCGCGTCGTCACGCCGCCGAGGGCAAGAACACCGTCGAGACCCCGGTCAGCAAGTCCTTCACGGACCCCCGTGACGTGCTGCTGAAGCCGGTCGTCTCCGAGAAGAGCTACGCGCTTCTCGACGAGGGCAAGTACACGTTCATCGTCGCCCCGAGCGCCAACAAGACCCAGATCAAGCAGGCCGTCCAGGCGGTCTTCGACGTCAAGGTCACTGGGGTCAACACGATCAACCGCCAGGGCAAGCGCAAGCGGACCCGCACCGGCTTCGGCCAGCGCGCGGGCACCAAGCGCGCGATCGTGACCCTCGCCGAGGGCGACCGTATCGACATCTTCGGCGGTCCGACCGCCTAA
- the rplD gene encoding 50S ribosomal protein L4, with the protein MSTVDILSPAGDKAGTVELPAEIFDVEKISVPLLHQVVVAQLAAARQGTHKTKTRGEVRGGGKKPYRQKGTGRARQGSTRAPQFAGGGVVHGPVPRDYSQRTPKKMKAAALRHALTDRARNNRIHVVSGVIEGENPSTKAAKSLFGKISERKNLLLIVERADEAAWLSARNLPQVHILEPGQLNTYDVLVSDDVVFTQAAFESFVSGPKANDTEGSEA; encoded by the coding sequence ATGAGCACTGTTGACATCCTTTCGCCGGCGGGCGACAAGGCCGGTACCGTCGAGCTCCCCGCGGAGATCTTCGACGTAGAGAAGATCAGCGTTCCGCTGCTTCACCAGGTCGTCGTCGCGCAGCTGGCCGCTGCCCGCCAGGGCACGCACAAGACCAAGACGCGTGGCGAGGTCCGTGGTGGTGGCAAGAAGCCTTACCGCCAGAAGGGCACCGGTCGCGCCCGTCAGGGCTCGACCCGCGCGCCGCAGTTCGCCGGTGGTGGCGTCGTGCACGGTCCCGTGCCGCGTGACTACTCGCAGCGGACCCCGAAGAAGATGAAGGCCGCGGCCCTGCGCCACGCCCTCACCGACCGGGCCCGCAACAACCGCATCCACGTCGTCTCCGGCGTGATCGAGGGCGAGAACCCCAGCACCAAGGCCGCGAAGAGCCTGTTCGGCAAGATCAGCGAGCGCAAGAACCTGCTCCTGATCGTCGAGCGCGCCGACGAGGCCGCGTGGCTGTCCGCCCGCAACCTGCCCCAGGTCCACATCCTGGAGCCGGGCCAGCTGAACACGTACGACGTTCTCGTCTCGGACGACGTGGTCTTCACCCAGGCCGCGTTCGAGTCCTTCGTGTCGGGCCCGAAGGCCAATGACACCGAAGGGAGCGAGGCCTGA
- the rplC gene encoding 50S ribosomal protein L3, which yields MAKQIKGILGEKLGMTQVWDANNRVVPVTVVKAGPNVVTQVRTNDADGYESVQIAFGDIDPRKVNKPLKGHFAKADVTPRRHLVEIRTADAAEYTLGQEITAEVFEAGVKVDVTGKSKGKGFAGVMKRHNFKGLGAGHGTQRKHRSPGSIGGCATPGRVFKGLRMAGRMGNERVTTQNLTVHAVDAEKGLLLIKGAVPGPNGGLVLVRTAAKGA from the coding sequence ATGGCTAAGCAGATCAAGGGCATCCTGGGCGAGAAGCTCGGCATGACGCAGGTGTGGGACGCGAACAACCGTGTTGTTCCGGTCACCGTCGTCAAGGCCGGCCCGAACGTCGTCACCCAGGTCCGCACGAACGACGCCGACGGCTACGAGTCCGTCCAGATCGCGTTCGGCGACATCGACCCGCGCAAGGTGAACAAGCCCCTCAAGGGCCACTTCGCGAAGGCCGACGTCACCCCCCGTCGCCACCTCGTCGAGATCCGCACCGCGGACGCCGCCGAGTACACCCTCGGCCAGGAGATCACCGCTGAGGTGTTCGAGGCCGGCGTGAAGGTCGACGTGACCGGCAAGAGCAAGGGCAAGGGCTTCGCCGGTGTCATGAAGCGTCACAACTTCAAGGGCCTCGGCGCCGGACACGGCACCCAGCGCAAGCACCGCTCTCCCGGTTCCATCGGTGGCTGCGCCACCCCGGGCCGCGTGTTCAAGGGCCTCCGCATGGCGGGTCGTATGGGCAACGAGCGGGTCACCACCCAGAACCTGACCGTCCACGCCGTTGACGCGGAGAAGGGTCTGCTGCTCATCAAGGGCGCGGTTCCCGGTCCGAACGGCGGCCTCGTCCTGGTCCGCACCGCGGCCAAGGGGGCCTGA
- the rpsJ gene encoding 30S ribosomal protein S10, giving the protein MAGQKIRIRLKAYDHEVIDSSAKKIVETVTRTGASVAGPVPLPTEKNVYCVIKSPHKYKDSREHFEMRTHKRLIDILDPTPKTVDSLMRLDLPAGVDIEIKL; this is encoded by the coding sequence ATGGCGGGACAGAAGATCCGCATCCGGCTCAAGGCCTACGACCACGAGGTCATCGACTCCTCGGCGAAGAAGATCGTCGAGACGGTGACCCGCACTGGTGCGTCGGTCGCGGGCCCGGTGCCGCTGCCCACTGAGAAGAACGTGTACTGCGTCATCAAGTCGCCGCACAAGTACAAGGACTCGCGCGAGCACTTCGAGATGCGCACGCACAAGCGCCTGATCGACATCCTCGACCCGACGCCCAAGACCGTTGACTCTCTGATGCGACTCGACCTCCCGGCCGGTGTCGACATCGAGATCAAGCTCTAG